A section of the Humulus lupulus chromosome 2, drHumLupu1.1, whole genome shotgun sequence genome encodes:
- the LOC133814450 gene encoding uncharacterized protein LOC133814450 — MEVWNRLSISKHRFILWLSVLDRLQVKERLHRFKIAHDDQCVVCGMSKETRDHLFFDCHLSNLSFLRIKEWLDWKVSTTTIPKLLRWIARAKLSPFRKQVLAAALAATVYQIWHCRNVAIWNQRVSTVLVLTKRIQSVVKNRIQGVMPKKVNLIDRDWFENL; from the coding sequence ATGGAGGTGTGGAATAGACTTTCCATTTCGAAGCATAGATTTATTCTATGGCTTTCGGTCCTTGATCGATTACAGGTGAAAGAGAGGCTTCACCGGTTCAAGATAGCCCACGATGACCAATGTGTAGTGTGTGGAATGAGTAAGGAAACTAGAGATCATTTATTCTTTGACTGTCATTTAAGTAATCTCAGCTTCCTTAGAATAAAAGAATGGCTAGACTGGAAGGTGTCTACAACAACAATTCCAAAATTGTTAAGATGGATTGCTAGGGCAAAGCTCTCTCCTTTTAGGAAGCAGGTTCTGGCAGCAGCTCTTGCAGCTACAGTATACCAGATCTGGCATTGCCGGAATGTTGCAATATGGAATCAGAGGGTTAGTACGGTGTTAGTTCTCACAAAAAGAATTCAAAGTGTTGTGAAAAATAGAATACAAGGTGTAATGCCAAAGAAAGTAAATTTGATAGATAGAGACTGGTTTGAAAACTTGTAA
- the LOC133818095 gene encoding senescence-associated carboxylesterase 101 codes for MKQCLFSSGSELANLVVGSDILQQSWQKIEGLNANPSLEGLKFHKYQVGRRTIIAFVTSPSSREELQHGSNLVQSSSSTAEESFALFKSLSRKDHFAVTEAAITLFNQNLDRLSELKKEIDPSNQLIITGCSLGGSIASLFTLLLLESGIFTKDKDKGKGLLCITFGSPLVGDSCLQNTLAQFSWNSYFLHLVSYKDPVPRIFKDQNSDALKPFGTFLFCSETGCSCFEDPKTILDLLVETAPSQEAATSQDYKEMLDRLRRKALFKLNSDADSASSPFRASIITQLSAIGIKTTQPQHENQSKINNLVDQMEKQERKFLMGKNKSLITSKKLPDIKMYMAYMEWYKRWAKDKESGYYDSYRSKLFKTDMDVDEFCKKLANYWHDLVEEEEKKPHNGLFASRRFLFAATNYRRMVEPLIIAKYYAKGERNYEDIKEGGRDRHFILLEQWLEQRQEGQKEQSSTPNDGKKKMVAENLTEDSCFWAKVEESILALKMLKNAESSVEEKESSKEKLRKFEVYVFDSLKNYSVSPEIFLKDSSFNRWWNEYKNVKERNHNSDLTNFMTNGKYNEYAKGKF; via the exons ATGAAGCAGTGTCT ATTTAGCAGTGGTTCAGAACTGGCAAATCTGGTGGTGGGATCTGATATTCTACAACAATCATGGCAAAAGATTGAAGGTCTCAATGCCAATCCTTCGTTAGAGGGTCTCAAATTCCATAAATACCAAGTGGGAAGGCGCACCATAATAGCTTTTGTTACTTCACCATCTTCCAGGGAAGAGCTTCAACATGGCTCAAATTTGGTTCAATCTTCATCATCAACGGCCGAGGAGAGTTTTGCTCTTTTTAAATCTCTTTCCCGGAAAGACCATTTCGCTGTTACTGAAGCTGCCATTACTCTCTTCAACCAGAACCTTGACAGACTTTCTGAACTCAAAAAAGAG ATTGACCCTTCCAACCAACTAATTATCACTGGATGCTCTCTGGGGGGTTCAATTGCCTCGCTCTTCACCTTATTGCTGTTAGAAAGCGGTATCTTTACAAAGGACAAGGACAAGGGCAAGGGACTACTTTGTATCACTTTTGGTTCACCCCTTGTTGGGGATAGTTGCCTGCAAAACACTCTTGCTCAATTCTCTTGGAATTCTTACTTCCTGCACTTGGTCTCATACAAAGATCCCGTGCCTAGGATCTTCAAAGACCAGAATTCGGATGCTCTCAAACCATTTGGTACATTCCTTTTTTGTTCTGAAACAGGGTGTTCTTGTTTTGAGGATCCCAAAACCATTCTGGATTTGTTGGTGGAAACCGCGCCCTCACAGGAGGCTGCAACTAGTCAAGATTATAAGGAAATGTTAGACCGCCTCAGACGTAAGGCCCTGTTCAAACTCAACTCTGATGCTGACTCGGCCTCGAGTCCTTTCAGGGCAAGCATTATCACACAGCTCTCTGCCATAGGAATCAAAACTACACAACCCCAG CATGAAAATCAGTCGAAGATAAATAATCTGGTTGATCAGATGGAAAAACAGGAAAGAAAGTTCTTGATGGGAAAGAACAAGTCTTTGATTACCTCGAAGAAATTGCCTGACATAAAAATGTATATGGCATATATGGAATGGTATAAGAGATGGGCCAAGGATAAGGAAAGTGGATACTATGACAGCTACAGAAGCAAACTGTTCAAAACTGATATGGATGTTGATGAGTTTTGCAAAAAACTGGCAAACTACTGGCACGACTTGGTTGAAGAAGAGGAGAAGAAACCCCATAATGGATTGTTTGCCTCGAGGCGATTCCTTTTCGCTGCTACAAATTACAGAAGGATGGTGGAACCCCTAATTATCGCCAAGTACTATGCGAAGGGAGAGAGAAACTATGAAGACATAAAGGAAGGAGGAAGAGATAGACACTTCATCCTTTTGGAGCAATGGCTTGAGCAACGGCAAGAGGGACAGAAGGAACAGAGTAGTACTCCGAATGATGGGAAAAAGAAAATGGTAGCTGAGAATCTCACTGAAGATTCTTGTTTTTGGGCCAAGGTTGAGGAGTCTATCCTTGCATTGAAAATGTTGAAGAATGCAGAATCAAGTGTTGAAGAGAAAGAATCTTCCAAAGAAAAGTTGAGGAAGTTTGAGGTTTATGTATTTGATTCACTGAAAAATTATTCAGTATCACCTGAGATATTCTTGAAAGATAGCAGTTTTAACCGATGGTGGAACGAGTACAAGAACGTTAAGGAAAGAAACCACAACTCAGACCTCACTAACTTCATGACTAATGGAAAGTATAATGAGTATGCCAAGGGAAAGTTCTAA
- the LOC133818096 gene encoding uncharacterized protein LOC133818096 isoform X1, giving the protein MGRGDGILGTKDVEGSIRASLTSRRKWLKTRERWLVVLGVVLHAVYMLSIFDIYFKTPIVHGMDPVTPRFHAPAKRLVLLVADGLRADKFFEPDYDGNYRAPFLRSVIKEQGRWGVSHARPPTESRPGHVSIIAGFYEDPSAVTKGWKANPVEFDSVFNQSRHTFAFGSPDIVPIFCGALPHSTWKTYPHEFEDFATDASFLDEWSFHQFESLFNSSKEDPKLKESLRQDNVVIFLHLLGCDSNGHAHKPFSSIYLNNVKVVDDIAARVYNLLEDYYKDNRTSYIFTADHGMSDKGSHGDGHPTNTDTPLVAWGAGVKYPRPISSSNHSDCGFRFVDEHMHDAPTPTEWGLHGIERVDVNQADIAPLMSTLLGMPCPVNSVGSLPRDYININEEAEVEAVLANTKQILNQFLRKSQIKQSNSISFKPFKPLFHYSSILDQIEELISGKDYEAAMKLAENLRSLALQGLHYFQTYDWLMLMSVISLGYIGWMIYLVIHVLQSYTSLPVQLLRKEYTIYQRDYDKKVQLCGCLLMGVISTLLFLERSPPLYHAYTTMTVFLWTQIFSEYQFIKASWKLLHGRRVYYTAKILATCAMSIFILEFLVNSFTERKLYTLYFLVAGIIASLYLFKSIPWRSGIPIFVCVVCWFLSVFTLMPAEIPENTYLVIGSGAMIIIIGIAARWLDLHAGGNKYWLSLSNHEMKKSKFPMLFHLQALFVGLSSVMVPLSTSHRTQKQELLALHQFINWSIAGFSMVLPLFSANSLLSRLTSIFLGFAPTFLLLSIGYEAIFYGALSLVLVAWVLFENTLLYVRKVKRPSASLRNLEDNVLELDDRYLQLFDMRIPLIFMVLFNVAFFGTGNFASIASFEISSVYRFITIFNPFLMAALLIFKLFIPFMLVICVFSAITKMNKLPRSGCYFLVILVSDVMTLHFFFLVRNTGSWMEIGNSISHFGIMSAQVVFVLLLFALTNIYTKDIHIGSVDTSSQKAM; this is encoded by the exons ATGGGTCGTGGTGATGGGATTTTGGGGACCAAGGACGTTGAAGGAAGCATTAGAGCAAGCTTAACGAGTAGACGGAAATGGTTGAAGACGCGAGAGAGATGGCTTGTTGTGTTGGGTGTTGTTCTTCACGCTGTCTACATGCTCAGTATCTTCGATATCTACTTCAAAACGCCCATTGTTCACGGCATGGATCCCGTCACTCCTCGCTTTCATGCCCCTGCAAAGCGACTGGTCCTTCTCGTTG CTGATGGTTTACGTGCTGACAAATTCTTTGAGCCTGATTATGATGGAAACTATAGAGCTCCATTTTTAAGAAGTGTGATTAAAGAGCAGGGTCGCTGGGGAGTGTCTCATGCTCGCCCTCCTACAGAATCAAGGCCTGGACATGTTTCTATCATTGCGGGTTTCTACGAGGATCCTAGTGCAGTTACAAAAG GATGGAAAGCAAATCCAGTGGAATTTGATTCGGTATTTAACCAAAGTCGGCATACATTTGCTTTTGGTAGCCCAGATATAGTTCCAATTTTCTGCGGGGCCTTGCCTCACAGCACGTGGAAAACCTATCCTCATGAATTTGAAGACTTTGCAACTG ATGCCTCCTTTCTGGATGAGTGGTCTTTTCATCAATTTGAGAGCCTTTTTAATAGCTCCAAAGAAGACCCAAAGTTGAAGGAATCGCTTCGACAGGATAATGTTGTCATTTTTTTGCACCTACTTGGATGCGACTCAAATGGTCATGCTCATAAACCCTTTTCATCCATTTATCTCAATAATGTTAAAGTTGTTGATGATATAGCTGCAAGGGTTTACAATCTTCTTGAAGATTATTACAAGGACAATCGTACATCATATATATTTACGGCTGATCATGGAATGAGTGACAAAG GTAGCCACGGAGATGGGCATCCTACAAACACGGATACTCCCCTTGTTGCTTGGGGAGCGGGTGTCAAATATCCCAGACCAATTTCTAGCAGCAATCATTCTGACTGTGGTTTTCGTTTTGTTGATGAACATATGCATGATGCACCAACTCCTACAGAATGGGGTCTTCATGGCATAGAAAGGGTGGATGTCAATCAAGCTGATATTGCACCGCTCATG TCAACTCTTCTTGGTATGCCATGTCCTGTGAACTCAGTTGGAAGTTTGCCTCGTGATTACATCAACATTAATGAG GAAGCAGAAGTTGAAGCTGTGCTAGCAAATACAAAGCAAATCCTTAATCAGTTTCTTCGCAAGTCAC AAATAAAACAGTCAAATTCGATAAGTTTCAAGCCTTTCAAACCCTTGTTCCACTATTCCTCTATATTGGACcaaattgaggaactcatatcTGGTAAAGACTATGAAGCTGCAATGAAGTTAGCTGAAAATCTCCGGAGTTTGGCATTGCAAGGACTCCATTACTTTCAAACATATGATTGGCTGATGCTCATGAGTGTAATTAGCCTTGGCTATATTGGTTGGATGATCTATCTTGTGATTCATGTACTGCAATCTTATACTTCATTGCCAGTACAGCTTCTTAGAAAGGAATATACAATTTACCAGAGAGATTATGACAAAAAA GTTCAATTATGTGGATGCCTTTTGATGGGAGTAATTAGTACTCTACTGTTTCTTGAGCGTTCTCCTCCTCTTTACCATGCATACACAACAATGACAGTATTTCTGTGGACACAAATATTTAGTGAATATCAGTTTATTAAAGCATCGTGGAAGCTGTTGCATGGGAGAAGAGTTTATTACACCGCTAAAATTCTTGCTACTTGTGCTATGTCAATATTCATTCTTGAATTTCTG GTCAATAGCTTTACTGAGAGGAAGCTCTATACTCTGTATTTCCTGGTAGCGGGGATCATAGCTTCTCTATATCTATTTAAGTCAATTCCATGGAGATCTGGGATACCAATCTTTGTTTGTGTGGTGTGTTGGTTTTTATCTGTTTTCACCTTGATGCCAGCAGAAATTCCAGAGAACACTTATTTAGT AATAGGGAGTGGAGCTATGATCATCATTATTGGAATTGCAGCAAGGTGGCTAGATCTGCATGCAGGAGGGAATAAATATTGGCTTAGTCTCAGCAATCATGAAATGAAGAAGTCAAAGTTTCCTATGCTCTTCCATCTACAG GCTCTTTTTGTGGGATTATCATCTGTTATGGTGCCGTTATCAACATCTCATAGGACACAAAAACAAGAATTGCTTGCATTGCACCAGTTTATCAATTGGTCCATTGCTG GTTTCTCAATGGTTTTGCCTTTATTTTCGGCAAACAGTCTTTTGTCCCGGCTTACCTCCATATTTCTTGGTTTTGCACCCACTTTCCTTCTGTTGTCTATTGG ATACGAAGCAATCTTCTATGGGGCTCTTTCTCTTGTACTTGTGGCATGGGTACTATTCGAAAACACACTTCTTTATGTAAGGAAGGTGAAAAGGCCTTCAGCTTCCTTGAGAAATTTGGAGGATAATGTACTTGAACTAGATGATAGATACTTGCAACTCTTTGACATGAGGATTCCATTGATCTTT ATGGTTTTGTTTAATGTCGCCTTCTTCGGGACTGGAAATTTTGCAAGTATTGCAAGTTTTGAGATTTCATCTGTTTATCGATTCATTACTATCTTCAAC CCATTCTTGATGGCAGCCTTGCttatcttcaagctatttatccCATTCATGCTTGTCAT ATGCGTATTCAGTGCAATAACAAAGATGAACAAACTTCCACGGTCAGGATGTTATTTCCTCGTCATATTAGTTTCAGACGTGATGACTTTGCACTTCTTCTTCCTG GTCCGGAATACAGGAAGTTGGATGGAAATTGGTAACAGCATTAGCCATTTTGGGATAATGAGTGCTCAAGTTGTGTTTGTGCTACTGCTTTTTGCTCTGACCAATATTTACACGAAAGATATCCATATTGGTTCAGTGGATACCTCTTCTCAGAAAGCAATGTGA
- the LOC133818096 gene encoding GPI ethanolamine phosphate transferase 1 isoform X2, which translates to MLALLQNQGLDMFLSLRVSTRILVLFNQSRHTFAFGSPDIVPIFCGALPHSTWKTYPHEFEDFATDASFLDEWSFHQFESLFNSSKEDPKLKESLRQDNVVIFLHLLGCDSNGHAHKPFSSIYLNNVKVVDDIAARVYNLLEDYYKDNRTSYIFTADHGMSDKGSHGDGHPTNTDTPLVAWGAGVKYPRPISSSNHSDCGFRFVDEHMHDAPTPTEWGLHGIERVDVNQADIAPLMSTLLGMPCPVNSVGSLPRDYININEEAEVEAVLANTKQILNQFLRKSQIKQSNSISFKPFKPLFHYSSILDQIEELISGKDYEAAMKLAENLRSLALQGLHYFQTYDWLMLMSVISLGYIGWMIYLVIHVLQSYTSLPVQLLRKEYTIYQRDYDKKVQLCGCLLMGVISTLLFLERSPPLYHAYTTMTVFLWTQIFSEYQFIKASWKLLHGRRVYYTAKILATCAMSIFILEFLVNSFTERKLYTLYFLVAGIIASLYLFKSIPWRSGIPIFVCVVCWFLSVFTLMPAEIPENTYLVIGSGAMIIIIGIAARWLDLHAGGNKYWLSLSNHEMKKSKFPMLFHLQALFVGLSSVMVPLSTSHRTQKQELLALHQFINWSIAGFSMVLPLFSANSLLSRLTSIFLGFAPTFLLLSIGYEAIFYGALSLVLVAWVLFENTLLYVRKVKRPSASLRNLEDNVLELDDRYLQLFDMRIPLIFMVLFNVAFFGTGNFASIASFEISSVYRFITIFNPFLMAALLIFKLFIPFMLVICVFSAITKMNKLPRSGCYFLVILVSDVMTLHFFFLVRNTGSWMEIGNSISHFGIMSAQVVFVLLLFALTNIYTKDIHIGSVDTSSQKAM; encoded by the exons ATGCTCGCCCTCCTACAGAATCAAGGCCTGGACATGTTTCTATCATTGCGGGTTTCTACGAGGATCCTAGTGC TATTTAACCAAAGTCGGCATACATTTGCTTTTGGTAGCCCAGATATAGTTCCAATTTTCTGCGGGGCCTTGCCTCACAGCACGTGGAAAACCTATCCTCATGAATTTGAAGACTTTGCAACTG ATGCCTCCTTTCTGGATGAGTGGTCTTTTCATCAATTTGAGAGCCTTTTTAATAGCTCCAAAGAAGACCCAAAGTTGAAGGAATCGCTTCGACAGGATAATGTTGTCATTTTTTTGCACCTACTTGGATGCGACTCAAATGGTCATGCTCATAAACCCTTTTCATCCATTTATCTCAATAATGTTAAAGTTGTTGATGATATAGCTGCAAGGGTTTACAATCTTCTTGAAGATTATTACAAGGACAATCGTACATCATATATATTTACGGCTGATCATGGAATGAGTGACAAAG GTAGCCACGGAGATGGGCATCCTACAAACACGGATACTCCCCTTGTTGCTTGGGGAGCGGGTGTCAAATATCCCAGACCAATTTCTAGCAGCAATCATTCTGACTGTGGTTTTCGTTTTGTTGATGAACATATGCATGATGCACCAACTCCTACAGAATGGGGTCTTCATGGCATAGAAAGGGTGGATGTCAATCAAGCTGATATTGCACCGCTCATG TCAACTCTTCTTGGTATGCCATGTCCTGTGAACTCAGTTGGAAGTTTGCCTCGTGATTACATCAACATTAATGAG GAAGCAGAAGTTGAAGCTGTGCTAGCAAATACAAAGCAAATCCTTAATCAGTTTCTTCGCAAGTCAC AAATAAAACAGTCAAATTCGATAAGTTTCAAGCCTTTCAAACCCTTGTTCCACTATTCCTCTATATTGGACcaaattgaggaactcatatcTGGTAAAGACTATGAAGCTGCAATGAAGTTAGCTGAAAATCTCCGGAGTTTGGCATTGCAAGGACTCCATTACTTTCAAACATATGATTGGCTGATGCTCATGAGTGTAATTAGCCTTGGCTATATTGGTTGGATGATCTATCTTGTGATTCATGTACTGCAATCTTATACTTCATTGCCAGTACAGCTTCTTAGAAAGGAATATACAATTTACCAGAGAGATTATGACAAAAAA GTTCAATTATGTGGATGCCTTTTGATGGGAGTAATTAGTACTCTACTGTTTCTTGAGCGTTCTCCTCCTCTTTACCATGCATACACAACAATGACAGTATTTCTGTGGACACAAATATTTAGTGAATATCAGTTTATTAAAGCATCGTGGAAGCTGTTGCATGGGAGAAGAGTTTATTACACCGCTAAAATTCTTGCTACTTGTGCTATGTCAATATTCATTCTTGAATTTCTG GTCAATAGCTTTACTGAGAGGAAGCTCTATACTCTGTATTTCCTGGTAGCGGGGATCATAGCTTCTCTATATCTATTTAAGTCAATTCCATGGAGATCTGGGATACCAATCTTTGTTTGTGTGGTGTGTTGGTTTTTATCTGTTTTCACCTTGATGCCAGCAGAAATTCCAGAGAACACTTATTTAGT AATAGGGAGTGGAGCTATGATCATCATTATTGGAATTGCAGCAAGGTGGCTAGATCTGCATGCAGGAGGGAATAAATATTGGCTTAGTCTCAGCAATCATGAAATGAAGAAGTCAAAGTTTCCTATGCTCTTCCATCTACAG GCTCTTTTTGTGGGATTATCATCTGTTATGGTGCCGTTATCAACATCTCATAGGACACAAAAACAAGAATTGCTTGCATTGCACCAGTTTATCAATTGGTCCATTGCTG GTTTCTCAATGGTTTTGCCTTTATTTTCGGCAAACAGTCTTTTGTCCCGGCTTACCTCCATATTTCTTGGTTTTGCACCCACTTTCCTTCTGTTGTCTATTGG ATACGAAGCAATCTTCTATGGGGCTCTTTCTCTTGTACTTGTGGCATGGGTACTATTCGAAAACACACTTCTTTATGTAAGGAAGGTGAAAAGGCCTTCAGCTTCCTTGAGAAATTTGGAGGATAATGTACTTGAACTAGATGATAGATACTTGCAACTCTTTGACATGAGGATTCCATTGATCTTT ATGGTTTTGTTTAATGTCGCCTTCTTCGGGACTGGAAATTTTGCAAGTATTGCAAGTTTTGAGATTTCATCTGTTTATCGATTCATTACTATCTTCAAC CCATTCTTGATGGCAGCCTTGCttatcttcaagctatttatccCATTCATGCTTGTCAT ATGCGTATTCAGTGCAATAACAAAGATGAACAAACTTCCACGGTCAGGATGTTATTTCCTCGTCATATTAGTTTCAGACGTGATGACTTTGCACTTCTTCTTCCTG GTCCGGAATACAGGAAGTTGGATGGAAATTGGTAACAGCATTAGCCATTTTGGGATAATGAGTGCTCAAGTTGTGTTTGTGCTACTGCTTTTTGCTCTGACCAATATTTACACGAAAGATATCCATATTGGTTCAGTGGATACCTCTTCTCAGAAAGCAATGTGA